In Drosophila subpulchrella strain 33 F10 #4 breed RU33 chromosome 3R, RU_Dsub_v1.1 Primary Assembly, whole genome shotgun sequence, the following are encoded in one genomic region:
- the LOC119550321 gene encoding nephrin isoform X3 gives MTATAMQLLLPTSGTPATTTKTAMQTTYWQQQTGNSNGNINTHRKSRTRCPDNGKTIWAVGLTLALLTCLQQLKSVLADEESQDFQKNIPARLVWAALGKTVELPCDLTPPTSQDSVKLLLWFKDTTGIPLYSLDSRGGNVKLAPHAAIASDLGQRLFFSIGDNPKDSRLQINDVKPEDGGVYRCRVDFFNSPTRNFRHNLTLVVPPEEPRIFDAQGKEISQMAGPFREGYELFLCCQVRGGRPPPKVTWWRDDTELIGTSHTSVEEGTTVMVNQLLIGTTTRDFYGIRIECRAQGTRLVDPVRKDVTVQVYLKPVRVKIATPNELLTAGQPMPIRCESWGSYPAAKITWLLDGEPIRNAEVTVHSDKEDGNITTSILTLKVTSENDNAELTCRATNPWFSGGAIEDKRIIRVAYPPTVSVHLANEDPSRLVTRAEGQNVTFKCRADARPPVTSYSWFKNGMRMSGESTEIMHLTQLERESAGAYACGATNTEGETRSSSLTLKVQFSPRCKSGTEQTSIGAVSLHSILVKCEVDADPPDSVRFSWTYNNTRNVSPVLNSRIQSNGLASTVTYLPQTDSELITLACWASNAVGRQTTPCLVHILPANTPEAPKACELRNDTVLEVVCVAGSDGGLSQYFMLEVVGGDPLYASDPGGSAGQGRGQQFSEAIGLGDNEISTLNDQATSAPIFRMQENSPQFRLNNLEPGREYQFLVYAVNAKGRSEPPVVIENVRVAAQLGPYDESILSEDPTPAETTHHGGGGVGGSGSSSGLGTGASTGSGPEKQSTLLILAAVVVIGAVVVTSIIVAGIVVVCRHRPRPPEPQEVRKSMRPARNDVPSMYIEEDELNELEEGGGRAAEIRARVAPPNAHLCGGGGMPMPGGVGSSGGAIVGVAGPHHYISESFIQYAQPSLNDPDLILPRGELEFTTLDPTLK, from the exons TACCCGCTCGATTGGTTTGGGCCGCCCTGGGCAAAACCGTGGAGCTGCCCTGCGACTTGACCCCGCCCACGTCGCAGGACTCGGTGAAGCTGCTGCTCTGGTTCAAGGACACCACGGGCATTCCTCTGTACAG CCTGGACTCGCGGGGCGGAAACGTGAAGTTGGCTCCTCATGCGGCCATAGCTAGCGATCTGGGGCAACGTCTGTTCTTCAGCATCGGCGATAATCCCAAGGATTCCCGCCTGCAGATCAACGATGTGAAGCCGGAGGATGGCGGCGTCTATCGGTGCCGCGTCGACTTCTTCAACTCCCCAACGCGCAACTTCCGGCACAACCTGACCTTAGTTG TGCCTCCCGAGGAGCCGCGCATCTTCGATGCCCAGGGCAAGGAGATATCCCAGATGGCAGGACCCTTCCGAGAGGGCTATGAGCTCTTCCTCTGTTGTCAAGTGCGGGGAG GTCGCCCACCGCCCAAGGTCACCTGGTGGCGCGATGACACCGAGCTAATCGGCACCAGCCACACCTCCGTGGAGGAGGGCACCACCGTGATGGTTAATCAGCTGCTGATTGGAACCACCACCCGGGACTTTTACGGAATTCGCATCGAGTGCCGGGCGCAGGGAACGCGACTCGTGGATCCCGTCCGCAAGGATGTCACCGTGCAGGTTTACT TGAAACCTGTTCGCGTGAAGATTGCCACTCCCAACGAGCTGCTTACCGCCGGCCAACCCATGCCCATTCGCTGCGAGTCCTGGGGCTCGTATCCTGCGGCCAAGATCACCTGGCTGCTCGATGGCGAGCCCATCCGGAATGCTGAGGTCACCGTGCACAGCGACAAGGAG GACGGCAATATCACCACGAGTATCCTGACTCTAAAGGTAACATCGGAGAACGATAATGCCGAGCTGACGTGTCGGGCCACGAATCCCTGGTTCTCCGGTGGCGCCATCGAGGACAAGCGCATCATCCGAGTGGCAT ATCCGCCCACGGTATCGGTGCACTTGGCCAACGAGGATCCCAGCCGGCTGGTGACGAGGGCCGAGGGCCAGAATGTGACTTTTAAATGCCGGGCGGATGCCAGGCCGCCGGTTACCAGCTACTCCTGGTTTAAGAAT GGCATGCGAATGTCGGGCGAGAGCACGGAAATAATGCACTTGACGCAGCTCGAGAGGGAAAGTGCGGGGGCGTACGCCTGCGGGGCCACAAATACGGAGGGCGAAACCCGGAGTTCGAGCCTCACTTTGAAAGTGCAGT TCTCACCGCGCTGCAAGTCCGGAACCGAACAGACCTCCATCGGAGCCGTCAGCCTCCACTCGATTCTGGTCAAATGCGAGGTGGATGCCGATCCCCCGGACTCCGTGCGATTCAGCTGGACCTACAACAATACCCGGAACGTGTCGCCG GTGCTCAACTCGAGGATTCAATCGAACGGACTGGCCAGCACGGTGACGTATCTGCCGCAGACGGACTCCGAGTTAATAACACTGGCCTGCTGGGCCAGCAATGCGGTGGGTCGCCAAACGACGCCCTGTCTGGTGCACATCCTGCCGGCAA ACACTCCGGAGGCACCGAAGGCCTGCGAGTTGCGCAACGACACAGTGCTGGAGGTCGTTTGTGTGGCGGGCAGCGACGGAGGCCTCTCGCAGTACTTCATGCTGGAGGTGGTGGGCGGGGACCCCCTCTACGCCAGCGATCCAGGTGGATCGGCGGGCCAGGGACGAGGTCAACAGTTCAGCGAGGCCATTGGCCTGGGCGACAACGAGATATCCACGCTCAACGATCAG GCGACATCTGCACCCATCTTTCGCATGCAGGAGAACAGTCCACAGTTCCGTTTGAATAATTTAGAGCCGGGACGTGAATATCAATTTTTAGTTTACGCCGTCAACGCCAAAGGACGAAGCGAGCCGCCGGTGGTGATTGAGAATGTACGCGTGGCCGCCCAACTGGGACCATATG ATGAATCCATTCTGTCCGAGGACCCAACGCCCGCAGAAACAACGCATCATGGGGGCGGCGGCGTGGGCGGAAGCGGCAGCTCCAGCGGACTGGGCACCGGCGCCAGCACGGGCAGCGGCCCCGAGAAGCAGTCGACGTTGCTCATCCTGGCCGCCGTCGTGGTGATAGGCGCCGTCGTGGTGACGTCAATTATCGTGGCCGGCATCGTCGTGGTCTGCCGGCACCGGCCGCGACCACCTGAGCCGCAGGAGGTGCGCAAGAGCATGCG GCCGGCGCGAAACGATGTGCCGAGCATGTACATCGAGGAGGATGAGCTGAACGAGCTGGAGGAGGGCGGCGGACGGGCGGCGGAGATTAGGGCGCGGGTGGCCCCGCCCAACGCCCACCTGTGCGGGGGCGGGGGGATGCCGATGCCGGGGGGCGTGGGCTCGAGTGGCGGGGCcattgtgggcgtggccggaCCCCATCACTACATCTCCGAGAGCTTCATCCAGTATGCGCAGCCCAGCCTAAACG ACCCGGATCTGATATTGCCGCGCGGCGAATTGGAATTTACGACCCTGGATCCAACGCTGAAGTAA
- the LOC119550321 gene encoding nephrin isoform X1: MTATAMQLLLPTSGTPATTTKTAMQTTYWQQQTGNSNGNINTHRKSRTRCPDNGKTIWAVGLTLALLTCLQQLKSVLADEESQDFQKNIPARLVWAALGKTVELPCDLTPPTSQDSVKLLLWFKDTTGIPLYSLDSRGGNVKLAPHAAIASDLGQRLFFSIGDNPKDSRLQINDVKPEDGGVYRCRVDFFNSPTRNFRHNLTLVVPPEEPRIFDAQGKEISQMAGPFREGYELFLCCQVRGGRPPPKVTWWRDDTELIGTSHTSVEEGTTVMVNQLLIGTTTRDFYGIRIECRAQGTRLVDPVRKDVTVQVYLKPVRVKIATPNELLTAGQPMPIRCESWGSYPAAKITWLLDGEPIRNAEVTVHSDKEDGNITTSILTLKVTSENDNAELTCRATNPWFSGGAIEDKRIIRVAYPPTVSVHLANEDPSRLVTRAEGQNVTFKCRADARPPVTSYSWFKNGMRMSGESTEIMHLTQLERESAGAYACGATNTEGETRSSSLTLKVQFSPRCKSGTEQTSIGAVSLHSILVKCEVDADPPDSVRFSWTYNNTRNVSPVLNSRIQSNGLASTVTYLPQTDSELITLACWASNAVGRQTTPCLVHILPANTPEAPKACELRNDTVLEVVCVAGSDGGLSQYFMLEVVGGDPLYASDPGGSAGQGRGQQFSEAIGLGDNEISTLNDQATSAPIFRMQENSPQFRLNNLEPGREYQFLVYAVNAKGRSEPPVVIENVRVAAQLGPYDESILSEDPTPAETTHHGGGGVGGSGSSSGLGTGASTGSGPEKQSTLLILAAVVVIGAVVVTSIIVAGIVVVCRHRPRPPEPQEVRKSMRPARNDVPSMYIEEDELNELEEGGGRAAEIRARVAPPNAHLCGGGGMPMPGGVGSSGGAIVGVAGPHHYISESFIQYAQPSLNGDVLLPLLVTASQPGSTNSNSTVSSVVLAISPQAKPCPDPASRNPAWPPEYPDLILPRGELEFTTLDPTLK, encoded by the exons TACCCGCTCGATTGGTTTGGGCCGCCCTGGGCAAAACCGTGGAGCTGCCCTGCGACTTGACCCCGCCCACGTCGCAGGACTCGGTGAAGCTGCTGCTCTGGTTCAAGGACACCACGGGCATTCCTCTGTACAG CCTGGACTCGCGGGGCGGAAACGTGAAGTTGGCTCCTCATGCGGCCATAGCTAGCGATCTGGGGCAACGTCTGTTCTTCAGCATCGGCGATAATCCCAAGGATTCCCGCCTGCAGATCAACGATGTGAAGCCGGAGGATGGCGGCGTCTATCGGTGCCGCGTCGACTTCTTCAACTCCCCAACGCGCAACTTCCGGCACAACCTGACCTTAGTTG TGCCTCCCGAGGAGCCGCGCATCTTCGATGCCCAGGGCAAGGAGATATCCCAGATGGCAGGACCCTTCCGAGAGGGCTATGAGCTCTTCCTCTGTTGTCAAGTGCGGGGAG GTCGCCCACCGCCCAAGGTCACCTGGTGGCGCGATGACACCGAGCTAATCGGCACCAGCCACACCTCCGTGGAGGAGGGCACCACCGTGATGGTTAATCAGCTGCTGATTGGAACCACCACCCGGGACTTTTACGGAATTCGCATCGAGTGCCGGGCGCAGGGAACGCGACTCGTGGATCCCGTCCGCAAGGATGTCACCGTGCAGGTTTACT TGAAACCTGTTCGCGTGAAGATTGCCACTCCCAACGAGCTGCTTACCGCCGGCCAACCCATGCCCATTCGCTGCGAGTCCTGGGGCTCGTATCCTGCGGCCAAGATCACCTGGCTGCTCGATGGCGAGCCCATCCGGAATGCTGAGGTCACCGTGCACAGCGACAAGGAG GACGGCAATATCACCACGAGTATCCTGACTCTAAAGGTAACATCGGAGAACGATAATGCCGAGCTGACGTGTCGGGCCACGAATCCCTGGTTCTCCGGTGGCGCCATCGAGGACAAGCGCATCATCCGAGTGGCAT ATCCGCCCACGGTATCGGTGCACTTGGCCAACGAGGATCCCAGCCGGCTGGTGACGAGGGCCGAGGGCCAGAATGTGACTTTTAAATGCCGGGCGGATGCCAGGCCGCCGGTTACCAGCTACTCCTGGTTTAAGAAT GGCATGCGAATGTCGGGCGAGAGCACGGAAATAATGCACTTGACGCAGCTCGAGAGGGAAAGTGCGGGGGCGTACGCCTGCGGGGCCACAAATACGGAGGGCGAAACCCGGAGTTCGAGCCTCACTTTGAAAGTGCAGT TCTCACCGCGCTGCAAGTCCGGAACCGAACAGACCTCCATCGGAGCCGTCAGCCTCCACTCGATTCTGGTCAAATGCGAGGTGGATGCCGATCCCCCGGACTCCGTGCGATTCAGCTGGACCTACAACAATACCCGGAACGTGTCGCCG GTGCTCAACTCGAGGATTCAATCGAACGGACTGGCCAGCACGGTGACGTATCTGCCGCAGACGGACTCCGAGTTAATAACACTGGCCTGCTGGGCCAGCAATGCGGTGGGTCGCCAAACGACGCCCTGTCTGGTGCACATCCTGCCGGCAA ACACTCCGGAGGCACCGAAGGCCTGCGAGTTGCGCAACGACACAGTGCTGGAGGTCGTTTGTGTGGCGGGCAGCGACGGAGGCCTCTCGCAGTACTTCATGCTGGAGGTGGTGGGCGGGGACCCCCTCTACGCCAGCGATCCAGGTGGATCGGCGGGCCAGGGACGAGGTCAACAGTTCAGCGAGGCCATTGGCCTGGGCGACAACGAGATATCCACGCTCAACGATCAG GCGACATCTGCACCCATCTTTCGCATGCAGGAGAACAGTCCACAGTTCCGTTTGAATAATTTAGAGCCGGGACGTGAATATCAATTTTTAGTTTACGCCGTCAACGCCAAAGGACGAAGCGAGCCGCCGGTGGTGATTGAGAATGTACGCGTGGCCGCCCAACTGGGACCATATG ATGAATCCATTCTGTCCGAGGACCCAACGCCCGCAGAAACAACGCATCATGGGGGCGGCGGCGTGGGCGGAAGCGGCAGCTCCAGCGGACTGGGCACCGGCGCCAGCACGGGCAGCGGCCCCGAGAAGCAGTCGACGTTGCTCATCCTGGCCGCCGTCGTGGTGATAGGCGCCGTCGTGGTGACGTCAATTATCGTGGCCGGCATCGTCGTGGTCTGCCGGCACCGGCCGCGACCACCTGAGCCGCAGGAGGTGCGCAAGAGCATGCG GCCGGCGCGAAACGATGTGCCGAGCATGTACATCGAGGAGGATGAGCTGAACGAGCTGGAGGAGGGCGGCGGACGGGCGGCGGAGATTAGGGCGCGGGTGGCCCCGCCCAACGCCCACCTGTGCGGGGGCGGGGGGATGCCGATGCCGGGGGGCGTGGGCTCGAGTGGCGGGGCcattgtgggcgtggccggaCCCCATCACTACATCTCCGAGAGCTTCATCCAGTATGCGCAGCCCAGCCTAAACG GCGACGTGCTGCTGCCCCTGCTCGTAACAGCCAGCCAGCCGGGCAGCACGAACTCCAACTCCACCGTCTCGAGCGTCGTCCTGGCCATCTCGCCCCAGGCGAAACCATGTCCTGATCCTGCGAGCCGCAACCCGGCCTGGCCGCCCGAAT ACCCGGATCTGATATTGCCGCGCGGCGAATTGGAATTTACGACCCTGGATCCAACGCTGAAGTAA
- the LOC119550321 gene encoding nephrin isoform X2, which yields MTATAMQLLLPTSGTPATTTKTAMQTTYWQQQTGNSNGNINTHRKSRTRCPDNGKTIWAVGLTLALLTCLQQLKSVLADEESQDFQKNIPARLVWAALGKTVELPCDLTPPTSQDSVKLLLWFKDTTGIPLYSLDSRGGNVKLAPHAAIASDLGQRLFFSIGDNPKDSRLQINDVKPEDGGVYRCRVDFFNSPTRNFRHNLTLVVPPEEPRIFDAQGKEISQMAGPFREGYELFLCCQVRGGRPPPKVTWWRDDTELIGTSHTSVEEGTTVMVNQLLIGTTTRDFYGIRIECRAQGTRLVDPVRKDVTVQVYLKPVRVKIATPNELLTAGQPMPIRCESWGSYPAAKITWLLDGEPIRNAEVTVHSDKEDGNITTSILTLKVTSENDNAELTCRATNPWFSGGAIEDKRIIRVAYPPTVSVHLANEDPSRLVTRAEGQNVTFKCRADARPPVTSYSWFKNGMRMSGESTEIMHLTQLERESAGAYACGATNTEGETRSSSLTLKVQFSPRCKSGTEQTSIGAVSLHSILVKCEVDADPPDSVRFSWTYNNTRNVSPVLNSRIQSNGLASTVTYLPQTDSELITLACWASNAVGRQTTPCLVHILPANTPEAPKACELRNDTVLEVVCVAGSDGGLSQYFMLEVVGGDPLYASDPGGSAGQGRGQQFSEAIGLGDNEISTLNDQATSAPIFRMQENSPQFRLNNLEPGREYQFLVYAVNAKGRSEPPVVIENVRVAAQLGPYDESILSEDPTPAETTHHGGGGVGGSGSSSGLGTGASTGSGPEKQSTLLILAAVVVIGAVVVTSIIVAGIVVVCRHRPRPPEPQEVRKSMRPARNDVPSMYIEEDELNELEEGGGRAAEIRARVAPPNAHLCGGGGMPMPGGVGSSGGAIVGVAGPHHYISESFIQYAQPSLNVYIADPDLILPRGELEFTTLDPTLK from the exons TACCCGCTCGATTGGTTTGGGCCGCCCTGGGCAAAACCGTGGAGCTGCCCTGCGACTTGACCCCGCCCACGTCGCAGGACTCGGTGAAGCTGCTGCTCTGGTTCAAGGACACCACGGGCATTCCTCTGTACAG CCTGGACTCGCGGGGCGGAAACGTGAAGTTGGCTCCTCATGCGGCCATAGCTAGCGATCTGGGGCAACGTCTGTTCTTCAGCATCGGCGATAATCCCAAGGATTCCCGCCTGCAGATCAACGATGTGAAGCCGGAGGATGGCGGCGTCTATCGGTGCCGCGTCGACTTCTTCAACTCCCCAACGCGCAACTTCCGGCACAACCTGACCTTAGTTG TGCCTCCCGAGGAGCCGCGCATCTTCGATGCCCAGGGCAAGGAGATATCCCAGATGGCAGGACCCTTCCGAGAGGGCTATGAGCTCTTCCTCTGTTGTCAAGTGCGGGGAG GTCGCCCACCGCCCAAGGTCACCTGGTGGCGCGATGACACCGAGCTAATCGGCACCAGCCACACCTCCGTGGAGGAGGGCACCACCGTGATGGTTAATCAGCTGCTGATTGGAACCACCACCCGGGACTTTTACGGAATTCGCATCGAGTGCCGGGCGCAGGGAACGCGACTCGTGGATCCCGTCCGCAAGGATGTCACCGTGCAGGTTTACT TGAAACCTGTTCGCGTGAAGATTGCCACTCCCAACGAGCTGCTTACCGCCGGCCAACCCATGCCCATTCGCTGCGAGTCCTGGGGCTCGTATCCTGCGGCCAAGATCACCTGGCTGCTCGATGGCGAGCCCATCCGGAATGCTGAGGTCACCGTGCACAGCGACAAGGAG GACGGCAATATCACCACGAGTATCCTGACTCTAAAGGTAACATCGGAGAACGATAATGCCGAGCTGACGTGTCGGGCCACGAATCCCTGGTTCTCCGGTGGCGCCATCGAGGACAAGCGCATCATCCGAGTGGCAT ATCCGCCCACGGTATCGGTGCACTTGGCCAACGAGGATCCCAGCCGGCTGGTGACGAGGGCCGAGGGCCAGAATGTGACTTTTAAATGCCGGGCGGATGCCAGGCCGCCGGTTACCAGCTACTCCTGGTTTAAGAAT GGCATGCGAATGTCGGGCGAGAGCACGGAAATAATGCACTTGACGCAGCTCGAGAGGGAAAGTGCGGGGGCGTACGCCTGCGGGGCCACAAATACGGAGGGCGAAACCCGGAGTTCGAGCCTCACTTTGAAAGTGCAGT TCTCACCGCGCTGCAAGTCCGGAACCGAACAGACCTCCATCGGAGCCGTCAGCCTCCACTCGATTCTGGTCAAATGCGAGGTGGATGCCGATCCCCCGGACTCCGTGCGATTCAGCTGGACCTACAACAATACCCGGAACGTGTCGCCG GTGCTCAACTCGAGGATTCAATCGAACGGACTGGCCAGCACGGTGACGTATCTGCCGCAGACGGACTCCGAGTTAATAACACTGGCCTGCTGGGCCAGCAATGCGGTGGGTCGCCAAACGACGCCCTGTCTGGTGCACATCCTGCCGGCAA ACACTCCGGAGGCACCGAAGGCCTGCGAGTTGCGCAACGACACAGTGCTGGAGGTCGTTTGTGTGGCGGGCAGCGACGGAGGCCTCTCGCAGTACTTCATGCTGGAGGTGGTGGGCGGGGACCCCCTCTACGCCAGCGATCCAGGTGGATCGGCGGGCCAGGGACGAGGTCAACAGTTCAGCGAGGCCATTGGCCTGGGCGACAACGAGATATCCACGCTCAACGATCAG GCGACATCTGCACCCATCTTTCGCATGCAGGAGAACAGTCCACAGTTCCGTTTGAATAATTTAGAGCCGGGACGTGAATATCAATTTTTAGTTTACGCCGTCAACGCCAAAGGACGAAGCGAGCCGCCGGTGGTGATTGAGAATGTACGCGTGGCCGCCCAACTGGGACCATATG ATGAATCCATTCTGTCCGAGGACCCAACGCCCGCAGAAACAACGCATCATGGGGGCGGCGGCGTGGGCGGAAGCGGCAGCTCCAGCGGACTGGGCACCGGCGCCAGCACGGGCAGCGGCCCCGAGAAGCAGTCGACGTTGCTCATCCTGGCCGCCGTCGTGGTGATAGGCGCCGTCGTGGTGACGTCAATTATCGTGGCCGGCATCGTCGTGGTCTGCCGGCACCGGCCGCGACCACCTGAGCCGCAGGAGGTGCGCAAGAGCATGCG GCCGGCGCGAAACGATGTGCCGAGCATGTACATCGAGGAGGATGAGCTGAACGAGCTGGAGGAGGGCGGCGGACGGGCGGCGGAGATTAGGGCGCGGGTGGCCCCGCCCAACGCCCACCTGTGCGGGGGCGGGGGGATGCCGATGCCGGGGGGCGTGGGCTCGAGTGGCGGGGCcattgtgggcgtggccggaCCCCATCACTACATCTCCGAGAGCTTCATCCAGTATGCGCAGCCCAGCCTAAACG TGTATATTGCAGACCCGGATCTGATATTGCCGCGCGGCGAATTGGAATTTACGACCCTGGATCCAACGCTGAAGTAA